A window from Dermacentor albipictus isolate Rhodes 1998 colony chromosome 10, USDA_Dalb.pri_finalv2, whole genome shotgun sequence encodes these proteins:
- the LOC135899831 gene encoding uncharacterized protein, with product MIAETVRLMSEILKVTVAVPPKEDVEHLPICFKHFSNMRVIVDCTEIPIGQPNCLRCALQTYSFYKKGFTVKYMVTVTPSGLIAHISQGYGGRTSDKAVFEQSGLIKQLDPISDAIMADRGFLIDDICADHLNELIRPPSRKQKQMSKGDALRTQKIASARVHVECAIQRMKIFKVLSTRIPWSMVGLLDDIVIIAAGITNLSSPILATHRFL from the coding sequence ATGATTGCAGAGACTGTTCGGCTGATGTCTGAAATTTTAAaggtaactgtggctgtgccaccaaaagaaGATGTTGAACATTTGCCCATCTGTTTTAAACACTTCAGTAACATGCGTGTCATTGTAGACTGCACCGAAATTCCTATTGGGCAGCCCAACTGTTTGCGATGTGCATTACAGACCTACTCCTTCTATAAGAAAGGTTTCACGGTTAAATATATGGTGACTGTTACACCAAGTGGTCTTATTGCCCACATAAGCCAAGGATATGGAGGCCGCACCTCAGATAAGGCCGTTTTTGAGCAAAGCGGCCTCATCAAGCAACTAGACCCAATATCAGATGCCATAATGGCAGACCGTGGCTTTCTTATCGATGACATTTGTGCGGATCACTTAAATGAGTTAATCAGGCCTCCATCCAGAAAACAAAAGCAGATGTCAAAGGGCGATGCACTTAGGACACAGAAGATAGCATCAGCAAGAGTTCATGTAGAGTGTGCTATACAGCGAATGAAAATATTCAAAGTGTTGTCAACAAGAATCCCATGGAGCATGGTGGGACTACTTGACGACATTGTTATAATAGCTGCAGGCATCACAAACCTCTCATCACCGATTTTAGCAACACATCGATTTTTGTGA